The Nitrospira sp. SG-bin1 genomic sequence TGGTTCCTCTCGCGTTCACGCTCCATGTCGAGCTCACACCGCCGTGAAAGCCAGGGAACTCGCTGGTAGTCCGCACAAGAAAAGTATGGTCTAACTAATGGCTCATCGGATCGGGAAGATTCATGATGAGATTGCGCGGGCGCACAGTCGTCATTACCGGAGCATCGAGCGGAATCGGCCGGGCGACGGCGCTTGCCTTCGCCCATTGCGGGTGCCGTCTGGCCTTGTCCGCCCGGAGAGAAGATGTGTTGAAAGAGGTGGCCGAACGGTGTGCCCAAGCCGGAGGCAAAGCCATTGCCGTGCCGACGGATGTGATCGATTCAGAAGCCGTTCACGATTTGGCTCGGAGGGCAGAGCATGCCTTCGGCGGCATCGATGTATGGGTCAATAATGCAGGAACCGGGGTGTTCGGTCCCTACACCGAGGTCCCATTCGCGTTTCATCGGAGAACCATCGAGGTCGATCTCTTGGGAGCCATGCACGGAGCCTATGCAGTGTTGCCGCTGTTCATGCGTCAGGGATACGGGACTCTGATCAACAACATCTCAATCGGTGCCTGGTGTCCAACACCGTACACGGCGGCCTATACCGCGAGTAAGTTCGGACTGCGCGGATTTACCGCGAGCCTGCGCCAAGAACTGATGGAATGGCCCGATATTCACGTCTGCAGCGTCTTCCCTTCCATGATCGATACACCGGGCTTCGACCATGGAGCCAATTTCTCCGGTCACCGCATCGGCACGGGACCATTCATCTATGCCCCGGAGGAGGTGGCGGACGTGATCGTCGGTCTTGCCGTCAACCCGCAGGATGAAGTGGCAGTCGGGTGGCCCGCACGCGCCGCCCAGATCGCCTATACCGTCGCGCGTCGCCCGACCGAGTGGGTGGTAGCGACTGCGATGCGACTGTTGCTACGCCGCACAGGGCCGGCCCATCCCTCTGAGGGCGCATTGATGCATCCTCTTCCTAAGGGGACGACGGCAAGCGGAGGCTGGCGCAGGCGATATGCCGTACCGTCCGCGACCATCATGACCCGCATCGGCCTAGCTGCCATAGTCGGGACCGCACTGCTGCTCGGTGTGGGATCGGCAAACAGGAGATCGTGAACAGCCAATGACGATCATGGCGGAACCAGCGAACTCGTCCGGATCTACTGGTCATCATCGGAGGTGTCATGTCTGATAGCACGGTCAAAAAAATCGATTCCCATCATTCCCCGAACGGAAAAATGGGGCAAAAGTATCTGGCCTCCGGGAAAGCCGTCTCCATGCGACTCTGGGAGGAGCTGCAACCGGGAAGTCCGAAGGAGCCGCGGGCGCGGGACTACGAGACCGTCGGCTATGCCATCAAAGGACGCGCCGAACTCGATATCGAAGGCCAGACGGTCTTGCTGGAACCGGGCGATTCGTGGGTCGTGCCGAAAGGAAGTCGCCATTCCTTCACGATCGTCGAACCATTCACCGCTGTGGAAGCGACCGCTCCTCCGGCTGAGGTACACGGAAGAGACGAATAGCGCCGAGTCGCCCTCTATTGATGGCCAGCGGTCATTAGCCCGTCGGAGTCAGCGGAGCGAGCAACAGGGAACTCAGGGGACTGGCGAGAAGGGGAGCAAGCATGAGTCCGAATTGAGGAAAATGGTCTTGTAGCGACAGGAAGAGCCCGTGTTCCTTGAGCCATTCTTCCGGCTTGGCCACGACCGGCTGGGAAGAATTTCCGCACAACAGAGCCTGAGCTCGCTTCGCCAGGATGAGGGCCGCCGGCAGGTAGGTGGAGACGAGCATCAGCGTAAAGGTCACGCCCCAAAAGAGCGTAATGGCCAGGGCGGCTCCGAGCACGGATTCATGTGCAGCCGGATCGGCAATCAGCGCGGCAGGCCATCGCAGCCAGGCCCCCATATGCAAGACCCCCGAAACCAGAATCGCCGAGGCTGCAGCCAGCACTTCCTTTAATCGCGTCAACTGCATCGCATAAAACTCGGGATCCGGCCGCCTCCCCGTCGGTGGCGGGGCCAGCGTGCTGCAAGCAGCCAGCAGCGCCACCACCGGCACCACCATCGCCTGCACATTCACGATGGACACGACAATCATGGCATAGCGCAAGAGGTCCGGGCTGATCCGCTGCGGTCCGGCCTGGCGCAGATTATCGTAGCTGAAGCTGAAGACGGCTCGATAGAGCGCATGGGTTTCATCGAGAGCCCAGATAAAAGTCAGTCCGATGGAAGCAAACACGATCCCCACTGCCGTGACGACCATGAGTCGCGCTCGCGGATGAGATTGATAAATGATCATCCCGCACACGATGACGGCATAGAGTCCGGCCACCAGCGCCACCACGACGGTGGTGAGCCAGATGTACCGGGATTTGACCTCCACGAGAAAGTGAGTGGGATCGAAGGATTCCTTCGATGCTTCTGACGCTCGGTGCATCAGCCGGCTCGTGAGATTGTGAAAATTGTCGACCGTGATATTGGAACTGAACTCGAACAGACCGGCGGCGAGTAACAGAATGATCAGCGCGGGCAGGATGAGCAGCAAAAAGCGATAGTCGGAAGCGGGTGAGGCAATCGGGGACGTCATGATTCAGGTTGAAGCCATGCGGACGTAATCAAGTGGCAAAACGAGGTTGGAATCCTAGCATAATTATTCCATGGGGACGAGACAGGAAAGATGGCGGGGCGCCGAATGTGCTCGAGTCTCCCCGCAAGGGAATAGGCGTTCTCCACGAGGATTCGTCAATCGCCCCCGGCACAGCACATCGCCGCGGAGTGTCCTATGAGCACGATGACGTGAACTTGAAAGGGGTCTGAAGCGATGTGCCTTGGGGAGCCGGCTCAACTAGCAATGTTGAAAGCGGGTTCGTCGCGACTTGACTTCGGTATGGTAAGCCAATAGGATGCTTGTACAAATCGTTCCAAGAGGAAAACTAGGGTTCCGGCTTCCTTCCTGCAAGAAGGAGCGACTGGTCCAAGAGTTTTCGGCCTCGCATAACGAGGCTCCACGGAGGGATAAAAACCCGGGAGATCATGTACGCAGGTACATGGCCTCTTGGGAACTCAACCTTCCGGCAGGAGGTTTCGTTATGCATCTCCATCCCACGGTTCTTCCCGTACCGGATCAACCGGACCTCCTGCCGAGTCAGAGAGGTCTGGCATGTTGAATCAAGAAGGTCGGGATACGGTTCTTTCCGTCAGCTCTACGAATACTACCGGGACACTCCGCCGCAGCCTCAGTCTCTGGAACAGCTTGACCATCGGGTTCGCCACGGTTTCACCGGTGGCGGGGCTCTACGCCATCATCGGCGTACAGACGGTGGTCACGGGCGGCGGTTGGTTCGCGGCGCTGGCGCTTTGTTTGGTGATGCAGTTGCTGGTGGCAACCGTGTATGCGGAGCTCTCTTCGCAGATTCCGATCGCGGGGGGCGCGTACAAATGGGCCAGGCAGCTCGGAGGCGCCACCACCGGCACGTATGCCGGCGCCATCTACGTCAGTTCCACGATCGCGATGCTCACCACGACCGCCTACACGGGAGGGGTCTGGTTGGCGATTTTTTTCGGATCTGCAAGTGAGACTGGAGTCGCCCTCGTGATCTGGGGCGCGGTATTCATGCTGGTCTGCACCGTTCTCAATCTTATTCACGTCTCGGTCTTCAAATTTCTCATCTCTCTGGGAGTCTATGCGGAAATCGTCGGCTCGTTCGGAGTCGCGCTGCTGCTGTTCTTCTTTTTCCGGCAGCACGGATTCTCCGAACTGTTCGCCCATCTGGGGACCGGAACCGCCCCCAGCCAGACTGCCGCCTTTTTAGCCGCGCTCGCGATTTCCGGATGGGCGTTCATCGGCTTCGACGCCTGCTCCACCATCGCCGAAGAAACGCACGATCCCAAACGGATGGTGCCCCGTGCGATTTTTTTCTCTCTCTGCATGGTGGGGAGCGTGGTGCTCTTCAACTCCGCGGCGCTGACTCTGAGCTTTAACCGCGATACGTTGCAACAGACAAGCGCCGCGTCCGACCCGGTCACGCCGGTGATCGTCCAAAACTTGGGAGCTTGGGCGGAAACGCCGTTTTTGGCCATCGTCATGGTCGCATTCCTGGCGTGCGGATCATCCATGGTCCAGTACACCTCCCGTATCGTGTTTTCCATGGCCCGCGAAGGCAGTATGCCGACCGTCCTCAGTCGGGTCACCGCGGCCGGCGCGCCACGGAACGCCGTACTCTTCACGGTGCTGCTGGCGACGCTTGGCCTACTCTTCGGGCTCAACGATGAAGCGGTCGCCACGGTCCTGGCGTTCGGCACGGGCGGGCTGTACGCCATGTTTGCGATGACCACGGGGGTCGGACTCTATACGCGTCTCACCGGTCGGTGGGATCCCTCGTTAGGACAACTAAAGCTGGGGGCCTTGGGATTACTGATCAATACGGCGGCGTTTCTATGGTCGGTGTTCGAATTCATCAATATCGCGTGGCCACGTCCCTATGCCACCTCGCCCAATGCCCCCTGGTGGCAACTCTGGGCCGTGCCACTGGTTCTCGGAAGCATCCTCGGGATCACCACGCTCTATCTCCTGGTCGTGAGCTCGACAAGGAGCGACGTCTCATTGAGTCCGGGAGAGTCCGCCCCAACTCGAGAATGAACGCCAGGCCGTTCGGTAGTCTCGTACCGCAAGAAGGGTGTCACAGGAGTCAGGAATCCATTCATCGATTAGAAAGGAGCCATCATGGCGAAAAAGAGAACGTACCAAGGTAAGGTTCCCTTGCATGACAAATATGGGCCGGAAGCGAAATATGCGGTCGAAGCTGAAGCGCTCCTGCCGACCACGAAATATGAAGAAGAAATCGCCCGCGGGCTTGAATTGGGTCTGCCTGGGGCCGACTCCATCAAGGATCGTCGCATTCCCACGTTCAGCCGGGGAGAACTGCCGCACTTCGCCGGCATCAACACCTTTATCAAAGCGCCCTATGTCGAGGACGTCCGCAAGTGCGGCGAGTACGACGTCGCCATCCTCGGGGCGCCCTTCGACGGTGGGACCACCTATCGAGCGGGCACCCGGTTCGGCCCCCAAGGCATCCGCAAGATCTCAGCGCTCTATGGGACCTACAGTTTCGAGCTTGGCGTGGATCTCCGGGAATCCGTGTCCATCTGCGATCTGGGCGATGTATTTACGATTCCCGGCAACATCGAGAAGACCTTCGACCAAGTCAGCAAAGGGGTCGGCCATGTCTACGCGAACGGGGCCTTCCCCGTGGTACTGGGCGGGGACCATTCCCTAGGATTTGCCACCGTGCGGGGCGTGGCCCAAAATATGAACGGTAAGAAGCTTGGCATCATTCACTTCGACCGGCATGTGGACACGCAGGAGACCGATCTCGATGAACGCATGCACACCACGCCCTGGTTTCACGCGACGAATATCCCCAACGTACCGGCGAAAAATCTCGTGCAGATCGGCATCGGCGGTTGGCAAGCGCCCCGACCTGGGGTGAAGTCCGGCCGTGAACGTCAAACCACGATCATGACCGTGACCGACTGCGTGGAAATGGGCATCGAGAATGCCGCGAAGCAGGCGCTCGAAGTGGCGTTTGATGGGGTGGATGCGGTGTGGTTGAGCTTTGATGTGGACTGCTTGGACGCCGCCTTCGTGCCGGGCACCGGATGGCCGGAACCGGGCGGATTTCTGCCACGCGAAGTGCTGAAGTTTCTCCAGATCATCGCCGATACGAAACCGCTGGCAGGCATGGAAATCGTCGAATGTTCGCCGCCCTACGACGCGGCGGAGATCACCAGTCTCATGGCCACGCGGGTCATCTGCGACGTCTTGGCCTGCCAGGTACGATCCGGCAACCTGGCCAACCGGAAGAAACGGTGAGCAGCACTGATCGTGAGATGACGAAACAGCTACGTGGGGTCGTGCCTATCTGCAAGCCCCTTTAGCGTTTCTCGGTGAATAGCTTTTGTTGAGATAGTGATTGAATAACCAGCTTGTCATGCCGTGGAGATTTCAGCTCGGCCAGAGATCCAGGTGGCGACTCAGATGCGTTTCAAATCTGACGAGTGAGGGACGTTTCCGTCGAGTCAAGGATATCCGGCTCATCCATGAACCGCAGCATGTTGGCGCGTGCCGCACGGCGGAGGGCCAGCGCCGCCTGGAAATCTCGGCCCCCGGGCTCAAGCGGCGGACAGATTGTGATCGAAAGCCGGCCGTACCGTGGCAGCCAGTTGCGGTCCGGCAGTACTGAGCGAGTGCCACGGAGGACCAGCGGGAGGAGAGGTGTTTGGTTACGAACTGCGATGGAGAAGGCGCCTAACCGAAACGGCAAGAGACCGGGAGGACGGCGAAACGTCCCTTCCGGAAAGAACACGAGGCTTTCTCCTGTCCGTAGCAGACGCGCGAGCCGTTCGGCGTCCTCGACGCTCTTTTCGAATGCGAAGCGTTCGACGAATTCCGCGCCGATTTTCTCGAGAAACGTGCGCAAGACCCACACTCGCGTGAGTTCGCCCTTGACGATGAATCGTGGGCGGCCGGGCAACCACGCGAACAGAAGCAGGCCGTCAAGGTAGCTGGCGTGATTGGACACCAGAATCTGGGGCGAGTCCGGTCTCATGTACTCCAAACCGTCGACGCGCGGGCGGAGACCGCAGGCGCGAAACAGCGCTCTCGCCGCCGCTTGTGCCACTCCGTGCGCCGCTCGTCCCGCCGGCAGCGCCGCCACGAGCAGCCAGGTGATCGTGCCCCAGATCGCAAAGACACCGACCGCGTAGAGGCCGAACAACCATCTGGCGAACGAACGCAACGTGTGCCGCGTTCGGATGCCGAGACCAGGGCCTCGGAACTGCGCCAGCTGCCCCCAACCGCTGCGCGGCTCGATCCCGATGACGCCCCGTTCATATCGGTCGCGCATGGCGGCGCGGCGGATCTTTCCACTGGAAGTTTTCAGCACCTCATGGGGCGACGCCAGCACGATGTCATCCGGCGGTGAGCCCACCACTTCGGTCGCCAACGCCGTGATCTGGTCTCTCAGTCGGTCGCGTATCGCAGGATCACGCTCCTTGGTTTCCGCGACCACGATCAAACGCTCTCCGACGCCGTGCGTCTCACGGCTGCCGAACACCGCCACACAGCCGCAGCGCATACCGGGTAGATTGCCGACCGCTAACTCCAAATCGTATGGGTACAGATTGCGGCCGCCGCGGATGATGAGATCCTTGGCACGACCCGTAATAAACACCTCTCCGTTCGCGACATAGGCCAGATCGAAGGAATCCAGCCACTCTCCCTTCCTGATCTGTGCCGTCTCTTCAGGATTGCGGTGATAGCCTGCCGTTGCGGAGGGGCCTGTAAACTGAAGATGCCCTTGCCTGCGATCCGGCAGCGCCTTCCCCTCTTCGTCCACAATGCGGATCCGGTGACCCGGAAGAGGAAATCCGCAAGACACATAACGCAAGACGTCGTGCTCGTCGGTCGAGGCGGGAACGGCCAGCCCTTCCGAGCGGAAGGGGTCAGGCTTGATACGGTCGATCACCGGCTCTCGGCTGGGCGGCGGAAACGTCAATCCGACCGTGGATTCGGCCAGGCCATACGCCGGAAACATTGCGTCCTTGCGGAAGCCATAGCGCGAGAATCGAGAGGTGAATCGCTCGATTGTCTCCGGACTGACCGGCTCGGCTCCGTTGAGGGCCACGCGCCACGAACTCAGATCCAGCCCTTCGATCTCCTGGTCGCTGATCCGTGTGGCGCACAATTCGTAGGCGAAGTTTGGAGCGGCCGACAGCGTGCCGCCATGGCGGTGGATGGCCTTCAGCCAGCGCGACGGTTTGCTGAGGAATCTCAAGGGCGACATGATCGCCAACGTGTACCCGCAGCACAGCGCCCCCAGCCAGGCCCCGATCAGTCCCATGTCGTGATACAGCGGCAGCCAACTCACGAAGACGTCGTCGGGCGTCACGTGAAGCGCGGAGCTCATCGCCCGGATGTTGGCCAGCAGATTGGCATGGGTCAGCACCACGCCTTTGGGATTCCCCGTGCTGCCCGAGGTGTATTGGAGAAACGCCGTGTCTTGCGTCGCGACGTACGGGCTGGAGAAGGTGTCGGGATCGCCATGCAGATCCAAGGTCGTGGCCACGCGTTGAATGGAAGGCACCTTCGCCTGGAGCACATGTGCCACGCGCTTCGCATCGGGGATGGTGATCAAGGCCACCACTTCGGCATTAGTCAGGATACCCTGCTGCCGGAGCAAGTGGTCGCTGAGCTGGTTTAGCCTCGTCGGTGGATAGATCGGCACAGGAATGCCGCCGGCCAGTTGGATTCCGGCAAAGGCGCAGAAAAACTCTCGGCCGGTCGGGAGCATCAGCGCTGCGGTATGACCAGGTTTGAAACCTGAGCGGCGCAGGCCTACCGCAAGAGCCCGGGCATCTCTATACAATGTTCGGTAGGAAATCGGCTCGATCGTCTCGCTTTCCGCATGCAAGTGGATATGGATGCGATCTCCGTGATGGGCGGCTTGCCAGGCGAGCGCGTCGGGGAGGGTCTGTATCCCCGCAGGAATCGCAGCGCCGGCTTCCAGGGCTTGGCGGAGGCTGGGTTCAACAGCCGGCGCGGCCCTGGTGCCCGCGCCCTTGAGAATCATGCTCAGAAAATCGCCAGGGGTCTGTGCCTCGGCGAGCAACGACTCGGGAAGATCGATGTGGAACTCCCGTTCCACACGGGCAAACAATTCGACGCGCGACAAACTGTCGAGTCCCAACTCCCGGTCGAGAATGCTGTCCAAGCTGACCGCATGTGCAGCGGTGCTGCCGGGATGGACTTCCATCACCAGCTTGCGCACGACGTCCAGTAGACGCTGGATATGGTCCTGATCGGCTGGTGTGGCGATGTCCGCGATGTTGGCCACGGGATCCCTTTTGATACCGCTCCCTACGATAAGCCTCTAGAGAGTCGGACTCAAGTGCGCAGGAGATGGTAGAGCGCGGTCGTTTGCGGTGACATGCGAGGCGCATCGAACCGGCAGCACGCTAGAGACGCCAGAGACGAAACGCTGGCGGGGAAGGAAATCGTCGAGTGCTCGCCGCACTACGACACGGCGGAAATCACCAGCCTCATGTCCACGCGCGTCATCTGCGACGTCCTGGCATGCCAAGTGCGGTCCGGCAACCTGGCCAACAGGAAG encodes the following:
- a CDS encoding agmatinase, translated to MAKKRTYQGKVPLHDKYGPEAKYAVEAEALLPTTKYEEEIARGLELGLPGADSIKDRRIPTFSRGELPHFAGINTFIKAPYVEDVRKCGEYDVAILGAPFDGGTTYRAGTRFGPQGIRKISALYGTYSFELGVDLRESVSICDLGDVFTIPGNIEKTFDQVSKGVGHVYANGAFPVVLGGDHSLGFATVRGVAQNMNGKKLGIIHFDRHVDTQETDLDERMHTTPWFHATNIPNVPAKNLVQIGIGGWQAPRPGVKSGRERQTTIMTVTDCVEMGIENAAKQALEVAFDGVDAVWLSFDVDCLDAAFVPGTGWPEPGGFLPREVLKFLQIIADTKPLAGMEIVECSPPYDAAEITSLMATRVICDVLACQVRSGNLANRKKR
- a CDS encoding short-chain dehydrogenase produces the protein MMRLRGRTVVITGASSGIGRATALAFAHCGCRLALSARREDVLKEVAERCAQAGGKAIAVPTDVIDSEAVHDLARRAEHAFGGIDVWVNNAGTGVFGPYTEVPFAFHRRTIEVDLLGAMHGAYAVLPLFMRQGYGTLINNISIGAWCPTPYTAAYTASKFGLRGFTASLRQELMEWPDIHVCSVFPSMIDTPGFDHGANFSGHRIGTGPFIYAPEEVADVIVGLAVNPQDEVAVGWPARAAQIAYTVARRPTEWVVATAMRLLLRRTGPAHPSEGALMHPLPKGTTASGGWRRRYAVPSATIMTRIGLAAIVGTALLLGVGSANRRS
- a CDS encoding cupin, translating into MSDSTVKKIDSHHSPNGKMGQKYLASGKAVSMRLWEELQPGSPKEPRARDYETVGYAIKGRAELDIEGQTVLLEPGDSWVVPKGSRHSFTIVEPFTAVEATAPPAEVHGRDE